DNA sequence from the Streptomyces sp. CA-210063 genome:
GCGCTGTCCGGTGAAATCCGCCTGCCGGTTTATCGGTTCCCGTGAGTTGTTCCGGCATGTCGGTTTCATATTGAACCAACGAAGGAGTCCGAGGAAATGACCACCGCCATTGCCGCACCGAAGTGCTTGGTGTGCGACACCGAATTCGAGGTCCAGGGGGACTGGGAAAAGGGGGAGATCACCGAGTGCACGGCCTGCGGCCAGGAGCACGAGGTTGTCGAGAAATCCGCCGCCGGGGTACGTCTTGATCTCGCCCCCGAGGTGGAAGAGGACTGGGGCGAGTGACGACCGCTGATCAGGTCCTGCTCTCGGTGACGATGCTGCGGCCCGAGGAGAAACTGCTCCTCGGGGCGCTGCGGGCCGAGGGGCTGACGGCTCGGCCGTTGCTCATGGAGGATCTCGCGGAGGTGGTGGCCGGCCGCACCGGTGGCCCGCCGCCCGGCCTCGCCGTGATCCGCAACCTGTCCCATCGGGACGCCATCAGCGTCTCCCGGCGGCTGGAGTACGCCGGGGTGACCACCCTCAACCGGTCGTCCGTCATCGAGGCGTGCAACGACAAGGGGCTCCAGTCGCTGCTGTTCGCCCGCCACGGCATTCCGCATCCGGTCACCCGGCATGCCTTCAGCTACGACCAGGTGCGT
Encoded proteins:
- a CDS encoding lysine biosynthesis protein LysW, giving the protein MTTAIAAPKCLVCDTEFEVQGDWEKGEITECTACGQEHEVVEKSAAGVRLDLAPEVEEDWGE